One window from the genome of Clavibacter sepedonicus encodes:
- a CDS encoding S1 family peptidase translates to MATTKHCGGRGAHVRVYDVEVGTVIWESPDTDLSIIRIEPLQTTRRSCYPTSAGIRCTLTSDYEPRARSEVLAVRNRSGQESSVPVAGTKVPDAREIFCTSGYITGIMCNYVSVASPPGLEVENQEVVAETFSTATRTGDSGGPVLGRDMKLIGIIGAAGLPGSGRETYMSYVPMAVLFREQPYYALAM, encoded by the coding sequence GTGGCGACCACGAAGCACTGCGGTGGTCGGGGCGCCCACGTCCGCGTCTACGACGTTGAGGTCGGGACAGTCATCTGGGAATCGCCAGACACCGACCTCTCGATTATCCGGATCGAACCCTTGCAGACGACGAGGAGAAGCTGCTATCCGACGTCGGCGGGTATCCGCTGCACGCTCACTAGTGACTACGAGCCTCGGGCGCGGAGTGAGGTGCTCGCCGTGAGGAATCGCTCCGGGCAGGAGTCATCCGTGCCGGTAGCCGGAACCAAAGTCCCGGATGCTCGGGAGATCTTTTGCACCAGCGGGTACATAACTGGGATTATGTGCAACTATGTATCTGTCGCCTCGCCGCCCGGGCTGGAGGTGGAGAATCAGGAAGTTGTTGCGGAGACTTTTTCAACAGCAACACGGACAGGCGACTCCGGGGGGCCTGTACTCGGCAGGGACATGAAGCTCATTGGCATCATCGGTGCCGCTGGCTTGCCAGGTTCAGGGCGCGAGACCTATATGAGTTACGTACCCATGGCTGTGCTCTTCCGAGAGCAACCGTATTACGCCCTGGCGATGTAG
- a CDS encoding trypsin-like serine protease translates to MRTSLPIVAGTKLTFSEPSPPGTYTADSYCTAGAVLKSTTYLSRLLPFSAATRYVLTAKHCASLGATVRVGEDNVGRVTWTSPDRDLELITVNPESHRNTQCGPTHSGAARCSIIQSFTPRAIGKIVLHLPYSNFERAIPVAGMGEPSATQQICTSGYRTGPNCTFRLVTLPPNAEAEARARGQMVIRSTVAGTDQGDSGGPVASPGGVLFGIHHGSADPEHYSNVSIYTPLSEFFREQPNYALAPSS, encoded by the coding sequence GTGCGCACGTCTCTTCCCATCGTCGCGGGAACGAAGTTGACCTTCAGTGAACCGAGTCCGCCCGGCACCTATACCGCAGATTCGTACTGCACGGCCGGTGCGGTGCTCAAATCAACGACGTATCTGTCCCGGCTTCTCCCGTTCTCCGCGGCGACGCGATATGTGCTTACCGCAAAGCACTGTGCCTCATTGGGTGCAACTGTACGCGTTGGGGAGGATAACGTGGGAAGGGTGACCTGGACGTCGCCGGACCGAGATCTGGAACTCATCACCGTAAACCCTGAATCACATAGAAACACACAGTGTGGCCCGACCCACAGTGGGGCCGCCCGCTGCAGTATCATTCAGTCATTCACACCTCGCGCCATTGGCAAGATTGTTTTGCACCTTCCTTACAGCAACTTTGAGCGGGCCATTCCTGTCGCAGGGATGGGCGAGCCGAGTGCAACGCAGCAGATATGCACCTCTGGTTACCGGACCGGCCCGAACTGCACTTTCCGACTCGTCACCCTCCCGCCCAACGCTGAAGCGGAAGCCCGCGCCCGAGGTCAGATGGTAATCAGAAGCACCGTCGCGGGCACGGATCAAGGTGACTCGGGCGGACCGGTTGCCAGCCCCGGCGGTGTGCTCTTCGGCATCCATCACGGATCCGCTGATCCAGAGCACTACTCGAACGTAAGTATTTACACACCTCTATCGGAGTTCTTCCGAGAGCAGCCCAATTATGCACTTGCACCATCGAGTTAG
- a CDS encoding IS481-like element IS1121 family transposase, translating to MSHGNARLTVHGRVLLVRRVVEDRRPVAHVARELGVSRQCAHRWVNRFRAEGLRGLTDRSSRPRSVPRRTSPERERAVLEARAQLRAGPARLAPVTGVPSRTISRILRRHGAPPLAWLDPVTGAVIRASRSTAHRYEHEHPGDLIHVDVKKLGRIPDGGGWRVHGRSEQVRGRGIGFDYVHAAVDDHTRLAYAEIHPDEKGATAAGFLTRAAAYFAGRGITRIERVITDNAFAYRHSTAFKNAVQDLGARQKFIRPHCPWQNGKVERFNRTLATEWAYRQPFTSNQHRADALDPFIEHYNTERIHSSHGLTPAARVSPTS from the coding sequence ATGTCCCACGGTAATGCTCGTCTGACGGTTCACGGGAGGGTTCTCCTCGTGCGGCGGGTGGTGGAGGATCGTCGGCCGGTCGCGCACGTCGCGCGGGAGCTGGGGGTGTCGCGGCAGTGCGCGCATCGATGGGTGAACCGGTTCCGTGCCGAGGGGCTGCGAGGGCTGACGGATCGGTCATCGCGGCCCCGGTCAGTACCGAGGCGAACGAGCCCGGAGCGGGAACGGGCCGTGCTGGAAGCGCGGGCCCAGTTGCGGGCGGGTCCTGCGCGGCTGGCGCCGGTGACAGGTGTTCCATCCCGTACGATCTCCCGCATCCTGCGCCGGCACGGGGCGCCGCCGTTGGCATGGTTGGACCCCGTCACCGGGGCCGTGATCCGGGCATCCCGGTCAACGGCGCACCGGTATGAGCACGAGCATCCGGGTGATCTGATCCACGTGGACGTGAAGAAGCTCGGGAGGATCCCGGACGGAGGCGGCTGGCGGGTCCACGGGCGCAGCGAGCAGGTCCGCGGCCGCGGGATCGGGTTCGATTACGTCCATGCCGCGGTCGATGACCACACCCGTCTCGCCTACGCGGAGATCCATCCCGATGAGAAAGGCGCGACCGCGGCCGGGTTCCTGACCCGCGCAGCGGCGTACTTCGCCGGGCGCGGGATCACCCGGATCGAGCGGGTCATCACGGACAACGCGTTCGCCTACCGGCACTCGACCGCGTTCAAGAACGCCGTCCAGGACCTGGGCGCGCGGCAGAAGTTCATCCGCCCGCACTGCCCCTGGCAGAACGGCAAGGTCGAGCGCTTCAACCGGACCCTCGCGACCGAGTGGGCCTACCGGCAACCCTTCACCAGCAACCAACACCGGGCCGACGCGCTTGACCCCTTCATCGAGCACTACAACACTGAACGAATCCACTCAAGCCACGGGCTCACGCCCGCGGCCCGAGTGTCACCAACGTCATGA
- a CDS encoding helix-turn-helix transcriptional regulator, with protein sequence MLAREDRLLKADLVRMRQEAGLTQAMVGELMGTSQQAVNKIERYDSDPKLSTLRRYANAVGVLVEHRATKDVGQSINAASATRWGSPSRVTSKTFVTELVVRSMTTAGWTGSKSADLPVPARAA encoded by the coding sequence GTGCTCGCACGTGAAGACCGTCTCCTCAAGGCTGACCTCGTGCGCATGCGCCAGGAGGCCGGCCTCACGCAAGCGATGGTCGGCGAGCTGATGGGAACGAGCCAGCAGGCGGTCAACAAGATCGAACGCTACGACTCCGACCCCAAGCTCTCGACCCTCCGCCGCTACGCCAACGCGGTCGGTGTGCTGGTCGAACACCGAGCCACCAAGGATGTGGGGCAGTCCATCAACGCTGCATCTGCCACGCGTTGGGGGTCCCCTTCTCGAGTCACTTCAAAGACCTTCGTCACGGAGCTGGTGGTTCGGTCGATGACGACGGCGGGCTGGACGGGCTCAAAGTCTGCTGACCTTCCCGTCCCGGCACGGGCAGCCTGA
- a CDS encoding ribbon-helix-helix protein, CopG family, with protein MTDYNDLAARAERGEFAPIPGTDLHGSAAADAGRAMLMDATGTDTLEDAMTVALGRPRLDAEEPTGPMWKVRATKALDAQVEALAKRQGHNNKSRIIREATAAYIRAS; from the coding sequence ATGACCGACTACAACGATCTCGCCGCTCGCGCCGAGCGCGGCGAGTTCGCGCCCATCCCCGGCACGGACCTGCACGGCTCCGCCGCCGCAGACGCCGGCCGCGCCATGCTCATGGACGCCACCGGCACCGACACCCTCGAGGACGCGATGACCGTTGCCCTCGGCCGCCCACGACTCGACGCCGAGGAGCCCACCGGACCCATGTGGAAGGTGCGCGCCACGAAGGCCCTCGACGCGCAGGTAGAAGCGCTCGCCAAGCGCCAGGGGCACAACAACAAGTCCCGGATCATCCGCGAAGCCACCGCCGCCTACATCCGCGCATCGTAA
- a CDS encoding trypsin-like serine peptidase codes for MEKAGRADTYQVPPEWSVREDDSHDVGFVKVIRHAGRSLEAVTNAPRADFTLAKSSLHYFSLAYANIASGYSPRPLATCVGPAYSMRAERSLAMVGCIASPGMSGGAVYHVSSTAPKGTQVGVISRALETVNGPATAFTPFGDVELLVFRLVDSFHR; via the coding sequence ATGGAAAAGGCAGGCCGTGCTGACACGTACCAGGTTCCGCCCGAGTGGTCGGTCCGCGAAGATGACTCTCACGACGTCGGGTTCGTGAAGGTCATCCGGCACGCAGGACGATCACTGGAAGCCGTGACCAACGCCCCGCGTGCAGACTTCACCCTGGCGAAGTCCAGCCTGCACTACTTCAGCCTCGCCTACGCCAATATCGCAAGTGGGTACTCTCCTCGACCCCTAGCGACATGCGTCGGCCCGGCTTACAGCATGAGGGCCGAACGTTCCCTGGCGATGGTCGGGTGCATCGCGAGCCCCGGCATGTCCGGCGGCGCCGTCTATCACGTGTCCTCGACCGCTCCGAAGGGCACGCAAGTGGGAGTCATCAGCCGAGCCCTGGAAACGGTGAACGGACCAGCCACCGCCTTCACCCCCTTCGGGGATGTAGAACTGCTTGTGTTCCGTCTAGTCGATTCGTTCCACCGCTAA
- a CDS encoding putative immunity protein: MTECRSAAHAAARGSGRRRRGNRRCSSGRQEASVAHKFDYSPHAATYATKAIALHESGVADLETERQRQRDSPDWSLRPIKLPNGR; this comes from the coding sequence ATGACGGAATGCCGCTCCGCGGCGCATGCGGCCGCGCGTGGCTCAGGTCGGCGCCGACGCGGCAACCGCCGCTGTTCGAGCGGCCGGCAGGAGGCCTCGGTCGCCCATAAGTTCGACTACTCCCCCCACGCCGCGACGTATGCCACGAAGGCCATCGCGCTGCACGAGTCGGGTGTCGCCGACCTCGAGACCGAACGGCAACGACAGCGGGACTCCCCCGATTGGAGTCTCCGACCTATCAAGTTACCCAATGGCCGCTAG
- a CDS encoding ATP/GTP-binding protein: MSGRQAKAQRAATIGDTEHEVIALQRRASRLTRVPVVNRFLPPEVFVSDVEEVSAHAAAAGELAPWEVPGSQLRPDGWQSASRARRGWYAPAHQGAASTTRQAEIVATAHFGAPTGFDGIVNGRDTLTRTAFAHDPITAYRRTPRGLTSPNVVVLGQTGAGKSSWVTCNLITKPLMLRKRRAVVFSKKDRGGECEHAELTRELGNEPFRFLANGATGEGRVINVLDPAITRVDGMQGQKLMLDTVIQLHRHRSSGTVASVEEAGWEDQALRLALRSLLADHEDTRVPTLADLSARLGAVDPHRGDYSLRSRERLHQAGLSISHVLNDLLETYGGVFDGETSSQVDLTHKLTTFDISQLPADGAVIPIVMAAANMWMLGRIKDEAGWATNVIYEEGWHMIGGPSVGLIQSNEKLSRSLGMSNIFIMHKGSDIPPDSAGVTVIQEAQTAYIFRQEHEQDASWAQRTFNLDQDTTKLLMGLRTGHCIAKIADMPETEVEHLRSEWEKVLTDSDQAMMGDSADALGR; this comes from the coding sequence ATGAGCGGACGACAGGCCAAGGCGCAGCGGGCGGCGACGATCGGCGACACGGAGCACGAGGTGATCGCGCTGCAGCGCCGCGCGTCGCGGCTCACCCGCGTTCCGGTCGTGAATCGGTTCCTGCCGCCGGAGGTGTTCGTGAGCGACGTTGAGGAGGTGTCCGCGCATGCGGCCGCGGCCGGCGAGCTCGCGCCGTGGGAGGTGCCCGGGAGCCAGCTCCGACCGGATGGGTGGCAGTCCGCATCCCGAGCTCGGCGGGGCTGGTACGCACCCGCGCACCAGGGGGCAGCGTCCACGACTCGGCAGGCGGAGATCGTGGCCACCGCGCACTTCGGCGCACCGACCGGGTTCGATGGCATCGTGAACGGCCGCGACACGCTGACGCGCACCGCCTTCGCCCACGACCCGATCACGGCCTACCGCCGCACTCCGCGCGGTCTCACGTCACCGAACGTCGTCGTCCTCGGGCAGACGGGAGCGGGGAAGTCCTCGTGGGTGACGTGCAACCTCATCACGAAGCCGTTGATGCTTCGCAAGCGGCGCGCGGTCGTGTTCTCCAAGAAGGACAGGGGCGGCGAGTGCGAGCATGCCGAGCTCACGCGAGAGCTGGGGAACGAGCCGTTCCGGTTCCTCGCCAACGGCGCGACGGGCGAGGGCCGGGTCATCAACGTGCTGGACCCGGCGATCACGCGCGTCGATGGGATGCAGGGGCAGAAGCTCATGCTGGACACGGTGATCCAGCTCCACCGGCACCGCAGCAGCGGGACGGTCGCCTCGGTGGAGGAGGCCGGCTGGGAGGACCAGGCGCTCCGACTCGCGCTCCGCTCGCTGCTCGCTGACCACGAGGACACACGGGTACCGACCCTCGCTGACCTCTCGGCCCGGCTCGGCGCCGTCGACCCTCACCGCGGGGACTACTCCCTGCGGTCGCGCGAGCGGCTGCACCAGGCCGGCCTCTCGATCAGCCACGTGCTGAACGACCTTCTCGAGACGTACGGCGGTGTCTTCGACGGCGAGACGAGCTCGCAGGTCGACCTCACGCACAAGCTCACGACGTTCGACATCTCCCAGCTCCCCGCGGACGGCGCCGTCATCCCGATCGTCATGGCCGCGGCGAACATGTGGATGCTGGGCCGGATCAAGGACGAGGCCGGCTGGGCGACGAACGTGATCTACGAGGAGGGCTGGCACATGATCGGCGGCCCGTCCGTGGGCCTCATCCAGTCGAACGAGAAGCTGTCCCGATCGCTCGGCATGTCGAACATCTTCATCATGCACAAGGGCTCGGACATCCCGCCGGACTCCGCCGGGGTGACCGTGATCCAGGAGGCGCAGACGGCCTACATCTTCCGCCAGGAGCACGAGCAGGATGCCTCGTGGGCGCAGCGGACGTTCAACCTCGACCAGGACACCACCAAGCTCCTGATGGGGCTTCGGACGGGGCACTGCATCGCGAAGATCGCGGACATGCCCGAGACCGAGGTCGAGCACCTCCGCTCCGAGTGGGAGAAGGTGCTGACCGACAGCGACCAGGCGATGATGGGCGACTCCGCGGACGCCCTCGGGCGCTGA
- a CDS encoding IS481-like element IS1121 family transposase gives MSHGNARLTVHGRVLLVRRVVEDRRPVAHVARELGVSRQCAHRWVNRFRAEGLRGLTDRSSRPRSVPRRTSPERERAVLEARAQLRAGPARLAPVTGVPSRTISRILRRHGAPPLAWLDPVTGAVIRASRSTAHRYEHEHPGDLIHVDVKKLGRIPDGGGWRVHGRSEQVRGRGIGFDYVHAAVDDHTRLAYAEIHPDEKGATAAGFLTRAAAYFAGHGITRIERVITDNAFAYRHSTAFKNAVQDLGARQKFIRPHCPWQNGKVERFNRTLATEWAYRQPFTSNQHRADALDPFIEHYNTERIHSSHGLTPAARVSPTS, from the coding sequence ATGTCCCACGGTAATGCTCGTCTGACGGTTCACGGGAGGGTTCTCCTCGTGCGGCGGGTGGTGGAGGATCGTCGGCCGGTCGCGCACGTCGCGCGGGAGCTGGGGGTGTCGCGGCAGTGCGCGCATCGATGGGTGAACCGGTTCCGTGCCGAGGGGCTGCGAGGGCTGACGGATCGGTCATCGCGGCCCCGGTCAGTACCGAGGCGAACGAGCCCGGAGCGGGAACGGGCCGTGCTGGAAGCGCGGGCCCAGTTGCGGGCGGGTCCTGCGCGGCTGGCGCCGGTGACAGGTGTTCCATCCCGCACGATCTCCCGCATCCTGCGCCGGCACGGGGCGCCGCCGTTGGCATGGTTGGACCCCGTCACCGGGGCCGTGATCCGGGCATCCCGGTCAACGGCGCACCGGTATGAGCACGAGCATCCGGGTGATCTGATCCACGTGGACGTGAAGAAGCTCGGGAGGATCCCGGACGGAGGCGGCTGGCGGGTCCACGGGCGCAGCGAGCAGGTCCGCGGCCGCGGGATCGGGTTCGATTACGTCCATGCCGCGGTCGATGACCACACCCGTCTCGCCTACGCGGAGATCCATCCCGATGAGAAAGGCGCGACCGCGGCCGGGTTCCTGACCCGCGCAGCGGCGTACTTCGCCGGGCATGGGATCACCCGGATCGAGCGGGTCATCACGGACAACGCGTTCGCCTACCGGCACTCGACCGCGTTCAAGAACGCCGTCCAGGACCTGGGCGCGCGGCAGAAGTTCATCCGCCCGCACTGCCCCTGGCAGAACGGCAAGGTCGAGCGCTTCAACCGGACCCTCGCGACCGAGTGGGCCTACCGGCAACCCTTCACCAGCAACCAACACCGGGCCGACGCGCTTGACCCCTTCATCGAGCACTACAACACTGAACGAATCCACTCAAGCCACGGGCTCACGCCCGCGGCCCGAGTGTCACCAACGTCATGA
- a CDS encoding HNH endonuclease family protein — translation MTPRTRRVYFAAAALLGLGSLAGGYYAVDLVHPQAQDDAQASAVDAAQVPAASGPVVDALTAAGLVRGGVVDAAAVRSLVDKLPADTHVRTPAYDRAAYGPSWADTDHNGCDQRNDVLARDLTAVTFTKADPGCTVAMGHLADVYTGKGIDFTRGKATSAAVQIDHLVPPRWAWQHGAAAWSGERCEQLATDVNNLQAVDGPTNEAKSDQGPATWLPPAAGYDCLYVTRFAYVLSTYELTIDDADRAAIDHTLDTCP, via the coding sequence ATGACGCCCCGCACACGACGCGTCTACTTCGCCGCCGCCGCGCTCCTCGGCCTCGGCAGCCTCGCCGGCGGCTACTACGCCGTCGACCTCGTGCACCCGCAGGCGCAAGATGACGCCCAGGCGTCGGCCGTCGACGCGGCGCAGGTGCCGGCCGCGAGCGGTCCCGTGGTCGACGCCTTGACGGCCGCGGGCCTCGTGCGCGGGGGAGTGGTCGACGCGGCCGCGGTGCGGTCGCTCGTCGACAAGCTGCCGGCGGACACGCACGTGAGGACGCCGGCCTACGACCGGGCGGCCTACGGGCCGTCCTGGGCGGACACCGATCACAACGGGTGCGACCAGCGGAACGACGTCCTGGCGCGTGATCTCACGGCGGTCACGTTCACGAAGGCGGATCCCGGCTGCACCGTGGCCATGGGGCACCTGGCCGACGTCTACACGGGGAAGGGCATCGACTTCACCCGGGGGAAGGCGACGAGCGCGGCGGTGCAGATCGACCACCTCGTTCCCCCCAGGTGGGCGTGGCAGCACGGCGCCGCCGCCTGGAGCGGGGAGCGCTGCGAGCAGCTTGCGACGGACGTCAACAACCTGCAGGCCGTCGATGGTCCGACGAACGAGGCGAAGTCGGACCAGGGGCCGGCGACGTGGCTCCCGCCGGCCGCCGGCTATGACTGCCTCTATGTCACCCGATTCGCGTACGTTCTGAGCACGTACGAGCTCACGATCGACGACGCCGACCGCGCCGCTATCGACCACACCCTCGACACCTGCCCGTGA